Proteins encoded by one window of Dokdonella sp.:
- a CDS encoding SDR family oxidoreductase, with protein sequence MQASRWRLDGRTALVTGASRGIGLATVRELATLGADVLLVSRDEAHLEQTMAELADEFPARSLLSFAADIGDPEQRLEVFDWIADLEASPSLLINNVGENVSKPALDYAVEEVRALLDTNLIAAFEMCRLAHAHLAEHGNAAIVNVGSVSGLVHVRTGAPYGMSKAALHQLSRNLACEWAGDGIRVNSVAPWYIRTRRTEEPLADTDYFDEVLGRTPMGRIGEPEEVAAAIAFLCLPAAAYITGECIAVDGGFLHNGF encoded by the coding sequence ATGCAGGCCTCACGCTGGCGACTCGACGGAAGAACCGCACTGGTCACCGGCGCGAGCCGCGGCATCGGCCTCGCCACCGTGCGTGAACTGGCCACGCTCGGTGCCGACGTGCTGCTGGTTTCCCGCGATGAAGCCCATCTCGAACAGACCATGGCCGAACTCGCCGACGAATTTCCGGCACGTTCGCTGCTCAGTTTCGCTGCCGACATCGGCGATCCCGAACAACGTCTCGAAGTGTTCGACTGGATCGCCGACCTCGAGGCGAGTCCGTCCCTGCTCATCAACAACGTCGGCGAGAACGTGTCGAAGCCCGCGCTCGATTATGCGGTCGAGGAAGTCCGCGCCCTGCTCGACACGAACCTGATCGCCGCGTTCGAGATGTGCCGTCTCGCCCATGCGCACCTCGCCGAACACGGCAACGCGGCAATCGTCAACGTTGGTTCGGTATCGGGCCTCGTCCACGTGCGCACCGGCGCGCCGTACGGCATGAGCAAGGCTGCCTTGCACCAGCTCTCGCGCAACCTCGCCTGTGAATGGGCCGGTGACGGCATCCGTGTCAACTCGGTCGCGCCGTGGTACATCCGCACGCGCCGCACCGAGGAACCGCTTGCCGACACCGACTATTTCGACGAAGTACTCGGGCGCACGCCGATGGGCCGCATCGGCGAGCCGGAGGAGGTCGCCGCGGCAATCGCCTTCCTCTGCCTGCCTGCCGCTGCCTACATCACCGGCGAATGCATCGCCGTCGACGGCGGTTTCCTGCACAACGGTTTCTGA
- a CDS encoding methylated-DNA--[protein]-cysteine S-methyltransferase yields MYYDHIDSPIGRILLAGDGRALTFIGLPESRRPFMIPADWQRDTRRFDEARRQFDAWFAGRLQAFDLPLAARGTPFQLRVWEALTTIPYGETISYAELARRIGQPTASRAVGLANGTNPLPIIVPCHRVIGASGSLTGYGGGLEAKRFLLDHERRHAAVSQPSLFPS; encoded by the coding sequence ATGTATTACGACCACATCGACAGCCCGATCGGCCGCATCCTGCTCGCCGGCGATGGGCGTGCCCTGACCTTCATCGGCCTGCCGGAATCACGCCGTCCATTCATGATTCCCGCGGACTGGCAGCGCGACACGCGACGCTTCGATGAAGCACGCCGCCAGTTCGATGCCTGGTTCGCCGGCCGTTTGCAGGCCTTCGATCTGCCCCTTGCCGCGCGCGGCACGCCGTTCCAGTTGCGCGTATGGGAGGCGCTGACGACGATCCCCTATGGCGAAACGATCAGCTACGCCGAACTCGCACGGCGCATAGGCCAACCCACCGCCTCACGTGCAGTCGGCCTCGCCAATGGCACCAACCCGCTGCCGATCATCGTGCCCTGCCATCGCGTGATCGGCGCAAGTGGCTCGCTGACCGGCTACGGCGGCGGTCTCGAGGCGAAGCGTTTCCTGCTCGATCACGAACGTCGGCATGCGGCCGTGTCGCAGCCTTCCCTCTTTCCGTCGTAA
- a CDS encoding MATE family efflux transporter: MPAILPIGRSRLTREIGATITLAAPLVLGQLSAVGMNVIDTMLAGHLDGHTLGAVAVGTNVWVLAIVIVIGVMMALQPSVAQLHGAGRLTAIGPLFRQALWIALPLGLGLACVVYVAGPRLFGLIGVDAALIADATAFLHAIAFGAPALTLFFALRGLSEGLGLTRPTMWFSLLGLVLLGPIGYLLMYGAFGLPRLGARGCGIATAIVLWLQCLAFAAYVAVHPRYRAVRPFARFEAVDARAIGELLLIGVPMAVTLFMEASLFVAVALLLGSLGTAIVAGHQIAINVVSVAFMVPLGIAMATTVRVGHAVGRGDVTGVRSAAAVGLLLTVLVQLVSALVLATLSPQIAALYTADVTVAVLAAQLIMYAAIFQLSDGIQAVANGALRGLKDTRVPMLITFFAYWCIGMPTGYLLAFRADRGAPGMWIGLIAGLSVAAILLAWRFWRSAFRRVPVAT; the protein is encoded by the coding sequence ATGCCCGCCATTCTACCCATCGGCCGATCGCGTCTGACACGCGAGATCGGCGCCACCATAACGCTGGCGGCACCGCTCGTGCTCGGCCAGCTGTCGGCGGTCGGCATGAACGTCATCGACACGATGCTGGCCGGGCATCTCGATGGCCACACGCTCGGCGCGGTCGCGGTCGGCACCAATGTCTGGGTGCTGGCGATCGTCATCGTGATCGGCGTGATGATGGCCCTGCAGCCCTCGGTGGCGCAGTTGCACGGTGCAGGCCGCCTCACCGCGATCGGGCCGCTGTTCCGCCAGGCCTTGTGGATCGCGCTGCCGCTCGGACTCGGCCTGGCCTGCGTCGTGTACGTCGCCGGACCGCGATTGTTCGGTCTGATCGGCGTCGATGCCGCGCTGATCGCCGACGCGACGGCCTTCCTGCACGCGATCGCATTCGGCGCACCGGCACTGACCCTGTTCTTCGCCCTGCGTGGTCTCAGCGAAGGTCTCGGCCTGACCCGGCCGACGATGTGGTTCAGCCTGCTCGGCCTCGTCCTGCTCGGCCCGATCGGCTACTTGCTGATGTATGGCGCATTCGGCCTGCCACGCCTGGGCGCGCGCGGTTGCGGCATCGCCACCGCGATCGTGCTGTGGCTGCAATGCCTGGCCTTTGCCGCCTACGTCGCCGTGCATCCGCGCTACCGCGCGGTGCGGCCGTTCGCACGTTTCGAAGCGGTCGATGCGCGCGCGATCGGCGAACTGCTGCTGATCGGCGTGCCGATGGCAGTGACCTTGTTCATGGAGGCCAGTCTGTTCGTCGCCGTCGCCCTGCTGCTCGGCTCGCTTGGCACGGCGATCGTCGCCGGCCACCAGATCGCGATCAATGTCGTCTCGGTCGCCTTCATGGTGCCGCTCGGCATCGCCATGGCCACGACCGTGCGCGTCGGCCATGCAGTCGGCCGCGGCGACGTGACCGGTGTGCGCAGCGCGGCCGCGGTCGGCCTGCTGCTGACCGTGCTCGTGCAACTCGTCTCGGCCCTCGTGCTGGCGACGCTGTCGCCGCAGATCGCCGCGCTGTACACCGCCGACGTGACGGTGGCGGTACTGGCCGCGCAGCTCATCATGTACGCCGCGATCTTCCAGTTGTCCGACGGCATCCAGGCGGTGGCCAACGGCGCCCTGCGCGGACTCAAGGACACGCGCGTGCCGATGCTCATCACCTTCTTCGCCTACTGGTGCATCGGCATGCCGACCGGCTACCTGCTGGCCTTCCGTGCCGACCGCGGCGCGCCCGGCATGTGGATCGGCCTGATCGCCGGGCTCAGCGTCGCGGCGATCCTGCTCGCCTGGCGCTTCTGGCGCAGTGCGTTCCGCCGCGTGCCGGTCGCCACCTGA
- a CDS encoding DUF4124 domain-containing protein, with translation MAPVKRLLILVGIGGLASSVAAVEIVRCTTADGEVRYQDRPCAAGEAVHRIQLVDDPPQASTSTTPQRNEAEDVGQPVAAMPGAAALAPTMPSSWLCRRGDGSRYLSDTGIGERRAVPLAMLGVPGRSLADAYGPGGAGVSAPGLRQPGIDRSADAQIGAAYVWVEDACEPVDAGAACRFLEGEIDAAEYRLRRAFSDTSAQVRAEIAALRERAAACR, from the coding sequence ATGGCGCCTGTGAAACGACTCCTCATTCTCGTGGGCATCGGTGGGCTGGCGTCGTCGGTGGCTGCCGTCGAGATCGTCCGCTGCACGACCGCGGATGGCGAGGTGCGCTACCAGGATCGGCCGTGCGCGGCAGGCGAGGCCGTGCACAGGATCCAGCTCGTCGACGATCCGCCGCAGGCATCGACGTCCACCACGCCGCAGCGCAACGAAGCCGAGGATGTGGGGCAGCCTGTTGCAGCGATGCCGGGCGCCGCGGCATTGGCACCGACGATGCCCTCATCGTGGCTGTGCCGACGCGGGGATGGTTCGCGTTATCTCAGCGACACCGGCATCGGTGAACGGCGTGCGGTGCCGCTTGCGATGCTCGGCGTGCCGGGGCGCAGCCTCGCGGATGCCTATGGCCCTGGTGGTGCCGGTGTGTCGGCGCCGGGCCTGCGCCAGCCGGGCATCGATCGATCAGCCGATGCGCAGATCGGGGCTGCCTATGTCTGGGTCGAGGATGCCTGCGAGCCGGTCGATGCTGGTGCAGCCTGTCGTTTCCTCGAAGGCGAGATCGATGCCGCCGAATACCGCCTGCGCCGCGCGTTCAGCGACACCTCGGCGCAGGTCCGCGCGGAGATCGCCGCTCTGCGCGAGCGTGCGGCGGCGTGCCGGTAG
- the sppA gene encoding signal peptide peptidase SppA, translated as MSDKSPGLIGRFFRGLWNTLNFTRRLVFNLIFVVILFAVVVSAMRGSPTIEAKTALVLDPEGTIVEQYSGDPVERALAKVGGEGEKQIQLRDLLRTIDLAAKDARIERIVLLPDQVSAGLATLREIGQALDRFRDAGKELVVVSEGMSQGGYYLAAHANEILLDPQGMVLLEGLSSYRSYYRDALDKLGVDVHLIKVGEYKSAAEPFVLNKASDAAKEATRYWMGGIWESYLDEIAALRKLDPATLRNDIANLDQQVAAYQGDLAKLALERKLVDRIATRAEVRELLKAKGAPSADGETFRQVNWRDYLSMQVALPDSRPQVGVIVAQGDIVQGERPQGTVGGSTIAQLIRQARKDEAIKALVLRVDSPGGDAYASEVIRREIELIQAAGKPVIVSMGDVAASGGYWISMNADEIWAQPNTITGSIGIFGLFVTIPEALGKLGIHTDGVGTAPLAGALDIRRPFDPKAEAIMTSVIEKGYRDFIGKVADARGKSSTDIDTVARGRVWSGEQAKERGLVDKLGGLQQAIVSAAGRAGLGDGYRTQYVEKPLSTWERLALSLGETEAAARIGRWSGFGLPPGLLPKGEIEETVGLLRTLGGGRLGVVAHCFCEPERR; from the coding sequence ATGTCGGACAAATCCCCAGGCCTGATCGGCCGCTTCTTCCGCGGCCTGTGGAACACGCTGAACTTCACGCGCAGGCTGGTCTTCAACCTGATCTTCGTGGTGATCCTGTTTGCCGTAGTCGTTTCGGCCATGCGCGGCAGCCCGACGATCGAGGCGAAGACTGCGCTCGTACTCGACCCGGAAGGCACCATCGTCGAGCAGTACAGCGGCGACCCGGTCGAACGCGCGCTCGCCAAAGTGGGTGGCGAAGGCGAGAAGCAGATCCAGCTGCGCGACCTGCTGCGCACGATCGACCTCGCCGCGAAGGATGCGCGCATCGAGCGCATCGTGCTGTTGCCCGATCAGGTCAGTGCAGGCCTGGCCACATTGCGCGAGATCGGGCAGGCGCTCGACCGCTTCCGCGATGCCGGCAAGGAATTGGTCGTCGTCTCCGAAGGCATGAGCCAGGGCGGCTACTACCTCGCCGCGCACGCGAACGAGATCCTGCTCGACCCGCAGGGCATGGTCCTGCTCGAAGGCCTGTCCTCGTACCGCAGCTACTACCGCGACGCGCTCGACAAGCTCGGCGTCGACGTGCACCTGATCAAGGTCGGCGAATACAAGTCGGCGGCTGAGCCGTTCGTGCTGAACAAGGCATCGGATGCGGCGAAGGAAGCGACTCGGTACTGGATGGGCGGGATCTGGGAGAGCTACCTCGATGAGATTGCCGCGCTGCGCAAGCTCGACCCGGCCACACTGCGCAACGACATCGCCAATCTCGACCAGCAGGTTGCCGCCTACCAGGGCGACCTGGCCAAACTGGCCCTTGAACGCAAACTGGTCGACCGCATCGCCACGCGCGCCGAAGTGCGCGAGCTGCTCAAGGCCAAAGGTGCGCCGAGCGCGGACGGCGAAACCTTCCGCCAGGTCAACTGGCGCGACTATCTCAGCATGCAGGTCGCGCTGCCCGACTCGCGTCCACAGGTCGGCGTGATCGTCGCCCAGGGCGACATCGTGCAGGGCGAGCGGCCGCAGGGTACGGTCGGCGGCTCGACGATCGCGCAGCTCATCCGCCAGGCGCGCAAGGACGAGGCGATCAAGGCGCTCGTGCTGCGCGTCGACTCACCGGGTGGCGACGCCTACGCCTCCGAGGTCATCCGCCGCGAGATCGAACTGATCCAGGCCGCCGGCAAGCCGGTGATCGTGTCGATGGGCGATGTCGCCGCCAGCGGCGGCTACTGGATTTCCATGAATGCCGACGAGATCTGGGCACAACCGAACACGATCACCGGCTCGATCGGCATCTTCGGTCTGTTCGTGACGATCCCCGAGGCACTCGGCAAGCTCGGCATCCATACCGACGGTGTCGGCACCGCGCCGCTCGCTGGCGCGCTCGACATCCGCCGCCCGTTCGATCCGAAGGCCGAGGCGATCATGACCAGCGTCATCGAGAAGGGCTATCGCGACTTCATCGGCAAGGTGGCCGATGCACGTGGCAAGAGCTCCACGGACATCGACACGGTCGCGCGCGGACGCGTGTGGTCGGGTGAGCAGGCCAAGGAGCGCGGATTGGTCGACAAGCTCGGAGGCCTGCAGCAGGCGATCGTCTCGGCAGCCGGCCGTGCCGGCCTCGGCGACGGCTACCGCACGCAGTACGTCGAGAAGCCGCTGTCCACATGGGAACGCCTGGCGCTGAGTCTCGGCGAGACCGAGGCCGCCGCGCGCATCGGTCGCTGGTCGGGCTTCGGCCTGCCGCCCGGCCTGCTGCCGAAGGGCGAAATCGAAGAGACTGTCGGCTTGCTGCGCACGCTAGGCGGCGGACGCCTCGGCGTCGTCGCGCACTGCTTCTGCGAACCGGAGCGGCGTTGA
- a CDS encoding NAD-dependent epimerase/dehydratase family protein, translated as MRVLVTGATGFLGGHLLDALRAEGAQVAAYVRSADAAQRLRAAGVEAFVGALDDGEALRTALSAPTDALFHVAADTSPWRGHAERQTRTNVDGTRAVLAAAEATGVRRFVHTSSVSAYGRQDCVLTEDTPRLGAQSWINYERTKAIAEELVDEASTRGRIETVILNPAHILGPDDRHNWARLFLLIDQGKLPGAPPGSGTFADVREVALAHVAAWRRPVAGKRFLLGGEHAPFLELVRVIAGTLGRKAPAQALPAALLRAHARMLDLIAAITRREPSLTPQAVALTCYHLRVDSARAMRELDYRITPLARLVADTCDWLRAQGLLQAR; from the coding sequence ATGCGCGTACTGGTGACCGGGGCAACAGGGTTCCTCGGTGGACATCTGCTCGATGCCCTGCGTGCCGAGGGTGCGCAGGTTGCGGCGTATGTGCGTTCGGCCGATGCGGCACAACGCCTGCGTGCCGCGGGCGTCGAGGCCTTCGTCGGCGCGCTCGACGACGGCGAGGCGCTGCGCACCGCCTTGAGCGCGCCGACCGATGCGCTGTTCCATGTTGCGGCCGATACCAGTCCGTGGCGCGGTCACGCCGAGCGGCAGACGCGCACGAATGTCGATGGCACCCGCGCCGTACTCGCCGCCGCCGAAGCAACCGGGGTGCGCCGTTTCGTGCACACCTCGTCGGTATCGGCCTATGGTCGGCAGGACTGCGTGCTGACCGAGGACACGCCGCGCCTTGGGGCGCAGTCGTGGATCAACTACGAACGCACCAAGGCGATCGCCGAAGAACTCGTCGACGAGGCCAGCACACGCGGTCGCATCGAGACGGTGATCCTCAATCCGGCGCACATTCTCGGGCCGGATGATCGCCACAACTGGGCACGCCTGTTCCTGCTCATCGACCAGGGCAAGCTGCCCGGCGCGCCGCCCGGTTCGGGGACCTTCGCCGACGTGCGCGAAGTCGCCCTCGCCCATGTCGCCGCGTGGCGGCGGCCGGTGGCAGGCAAGCGCTTCCTGCTCGGTGGCGAACACGCGCCCTTCCTCGAACTCGTGCGGGTGATCGCCGGCACGCTTGGCCGCAAGGCGCCTGCGCAAGCCTTGCCGGCAGCACTGCTGCGTGCGCATGCGCGCATGCTCGACCTGATCGCCGCGATCACGCGCCGTGAACCGTCGCTGACACCGCAGGCAGTGGCGTTGACCTGTTATCACCTGCGTGTCGACAGTGCCAGGGCGATGCGCGAACTCGACTATCGCATCACGCCGCTCGCCCGCCTGGTCGCCGACACCTGCGACTGGCTGCGTGCGCAGGGGTTGTTGCAAGCACGATGA
- a CDS encoding DUF3667 domain-containing protein: MNSDLDPLPPIPSPPVPVAQVRAEADATFAAPEPTCPNCGAPVHGPYCHACGQSEKGMVRSLKEVFSDLSDIVFNVDSRIFRSLFDLYFRPGFLTTEYIAGRRARYVTPFRLFFVLCLLAFFLVQAMLGDAMFANADRAMAARAQIDAATTAAEVDTAIKQSIASLNEVAAATDLDADSRRQLEEGIKELAGVGRARKLELARGRIGTASTSAEVDQAVADGLAALVDGVDIDALPARSKTRLDERQRQLRESGERRKRVLAGTEAPSADPAEVVGSCGKGSTTVFFTFKGTPWHREANPVAFDWLPDAANMKFNETLQHMCDNVESWIEQPSKGFRATFAVLPQTLFFLMPVFALLLKLFYLFKRRLYMEHLLVALHSHAFLLLSIVVLVILGTLKSWAAEVNWIVAPLGWLQLFAWLWMFVYLYWMQKRVYRQGWIMTTLKYGLIGICYTFLLSTGAFVAVLIGLAMD, encoded by the coding sequence ATGAATTCCGACCTCGATCCGCTGCCGCCGATTCCGTCGCCACCGGTTCCGGTGGCGCAGGTACGTGCCGAGGCCGATGCCACGTTCGCCGCGCCGGAGCCGACTTGTCCGAACTGCGGCGCGCCCGTGCACGGCCCCTATTGCCACGCCTGCGGACAGTCCGAGAAGGGCATGGTGCGCAGCCTGAAGGAGGTCTTCAGTGACCTGTCCGACATCGTCTTCAATGTCGATTCGCGCATCTTCCGCTCTCTGTTCGACCTGTATTTCCGCCCGGGTTTCCTGACCACCGAATACATCGCCGGTCGGCGCGCGCGCTATGTCACGCCGTTCCGGCTGTTCTTCGTGCTCTGTCTGCTGGCGTTCTTCCTCGTGCAGGCGATGCTCGGTGACGCCATGTTCGCCAACGCCGACAGGGCCATGGCAGCGCGTGCACAGATCGACGCGGCGACAACGGCGGCTGAAGTCGACACGGCGATCAAGCAGAGCATCGCCAGCCTGAACGAAGTGGCGGCGGCGACCGATCTCGATGCGGACTCGCGCCGACAGCTCGAGGAAGGCATCAAGGAACTCGCCGGTGTCGGTCGCGCGCGCAAGCTCGAACTCGCGCGCGGGCGCATCGGTACAGCGTCGACCAGCGCCGAAGTCGATCAGGCTGTTGCCGATGGTCTCGCCGCACTGGTCGACGGCGTCGATATCGATGCGCTCCCGGCCCGGTCCAAGACCCGACTCGACGAACGCCAGCGACAGCTGCGCGAGTCCGGCGAGCGGCGCAAGCGCGTGCTCGCCGGCACCGAGGCGCCCTCGGCCGACCCTGCGGAGGTGGTCGGTTCCTGCGGCAAGGGCAGCACCACGGTCTTCTTCACCTTCAAGGGCACACCCTGGCATCGCGAGGCGAATCCGGTCGCTTTCGATTGGCTGCCCGATGCCGCGAACATGAAGTTCAACGAAACCCTGCAGCACATGTGCGACAACGTCGAGAGCTGGATCGAGCAGCCTTCGAAAGGGTTCCGCGCGACCTTCGCGGTGTTGCCACAGACCCTGTTTTTCCTGATGCCCGTATTTGCCCTGCTGCTCAAGCTGTTCTATCTGTTCAAGCGCAGGCTCTACATGGAGCACTTGCTGGTCGCCCTGCACAGCCACGCCTTCCTGCTGCTGTCGATCGTCGTGCTCGTCATTCTCGGCACCCTGAAATCCTGGGCCGCCGAGGTGAATTGGATCGTCGCGCCGCTCGGCTGGCTGCAACTGTTCGCATGGCTGTGGATGTTCGTTTACCTGTACTGGATGCAGAAGCGCGTCTATCGCCAGGGCTGGATCATGACGACGCTGAAATACGGCCTGATCGGCATCTGCTACACGTTCCTGCTGTCGACCGGGGCCTTCGTTGCGGTGCTGATCGGGCTGGCCATGGATTGA
- a CDS encoding AlkA N-terminal domain-containing protein: MEPATAPPFSAAICQQARLTRDARFDGLFFTAVRTTGIYCRPVCPAPTPHERNIVYFSSAAAASAAGFRPCLRCRPEAAPGSPLHRARSELVRAALRLIEDGALDDAPLATLAARIGVGERHLRRLFAEELGASPLDVAATRRLLFAKQLLIETAMPVTTIAGAAGYASVRRFNAAFVAAYGRPPRDFRRTRQPARTTAAAIELTLPYRPPYDFRALLAFYARRAIPGVEIVDASTYRRSVIVDGRSAMIEVDASPHRDALRLRVHGAAAPALGALVARVRRMFDVDADPRAIAAKLRGDAWLRPLVKRWPGQRLPGAWDGFELAVRAVLGQQVSVGAARTLAARLVQRHGTAHPESAAFGLGALFPSPSTLAEADIEAIGLPRARATAIRAIAQATLDGRIGFGAEQTLTDFVARLAALPGIGAWTAHYIAMRALSQPDAFPAGDLVLRKLAGDGKPVSERAMETRAEAWRPWRAYAVMLLWRSAA; encoded by the coding sequence ATGGAACCCGCCACCGCCCCGCCATTCAGCGCCGCCATCTGCCAACAGGCACGGCTGACCCGCGACGCGCGCTTCGACGGATTGTTCTTCACTGCGGTCAGGACGACCGGCATCTATTGCCGTCCGGTCTGCCCGGCGCCGACCCCGCATGAACGCAACATCGTCTATTTCTCAAGCGCCGCCGCGGCCAGCGCCGCGGGTTTCCGTCCCTGCCTGCGCTGCCGCCCAGAAGCGGCGCCGGGCTCACCCCTGCATCGTGCGCGCAGCGAGCTGGTGCGCGCGGCCTTGCGTCTGATCGAAGACGGCGCACTCGACGACGCGCCTCTGGCCACGCTGGCCGCACGCATCGGCGTGGGCGAACGCCATCTGCGTCGTCTGTTTGCCGAAGAACTCGGCGCGAGCCCGCTCGATGTCGCCGCCACGCGCCGGCTGCTTTTCGCCAAACAGTTGCTCATCGAGACGGCGATGCCGGTCACCACGATCGCCGGCGCCGCGGGCTACGCGAGCGTGCGTCGATTCAATGCTGCCTTCGTCGCCGCCTACGGCAGGCCACCGCGCGATTTCCGGCGCACGCGCCAACCTGCTCGCACGACTGCCGCGGCAATCGAACTGACGTTGCCTTATCGGCCCCCCTACGATTTCCGGGCCCTGCTTGCGTTCTACGCACGCCGCGCGATTCCCGGGGTCGAGATCGTTGATGCGAGCACCTACCGACGCAGCGTCATCGTCGACGGCCGCAGCGCGATGATCGAAGTGGACGCATCACCGCATCGCGATGCCCTGCGCCTGCGCGTACACGGCGCAGCCGCACCGGCACTCGGCGCGCTGGTCGCGCGCGTGCGCCGCATGTTCGACGTCGACGCCGATCCGCGCGCGATCGCTGCCAAGTTGCGTGGTGATGCCTGGCTGCGTCCACTCGTGAAACGCTGGCCAGGCCAGCGTCTGCCTGGCGCCTGGGACGGCTTCGAGCTTGCCGTGCGTGCGGTGCTCGGGCAGCAAGTCAGCGTCGGCGCCGCACGCACACTGGCCGCACGACTGGTCCAACGCCATGGAACGGCGCATCCCGAATCCGCCGCGTTCGGCCTCGGCGCACTGTTCCCGTCGCCATCGACACTCGCCGAGGCCGACATCGAAGCGATCGGCCTGCCGCGCGCACGTGCCACCGCAATCCGCGCGATCGCCCAGGCCACACTCGATGGCCGCATCGGCTTCGGTGCCGAGCAGACCCTGACCGACTTCGTTGCGCGGCTGGCCGCCCTGCCCGGCATCGGCGCCTGGACCGCGCACTACATCGCCATGCGTGCGCTGTCACAGCCCGATGCATTCCCGGCCGGCGACCTCGTGCTGCGCAAGCTGGCCGGCGACGGCAAGCCCGTGTCGGAACGCGCCATGGAAACCCGCGCCGAGGCCTGGCGGCCCTGGCGTGCCTATGCGGTCATGCTGCTCTGGCGCAGCGCTGCCTGA